GCCCGGAGTCATATTATGAAGATTTTACTGAAGCCCAAACTTTTGAAACACCAGAACGTCAAAGTCAATTCTACACCGATATAAAAAGCGCTGCTGAGAGCGGTTGGGACTTTTCCACGCGTTGGTTCATTAACGACGAAGGAAACAACAATGGTAGTTTGACGACTATTCGTGCAAGTGAAATCATTCCCGTTGATTTGAATTCCATATTTGCTAATGCTCTCCAAGATGTCGCCCATTTCCAAGCTCTCTTGCGGAATCGTCGTAAAAGCGCACACTGGGCGTACCTTGCTAAGCAATGGCGCAGTACAATTAAAGAAGTGTTATGGAATAATGATGATGGAATTTGGTACGATTGGGATTTAGTAAACAAACAACACCGCAAGTATTTTTATCCGAGTAATGTAGCACCGTTATGGATGGGCGTTGTTGACCAACGATTCATCAGAAAAAATGCCCCCAAAATTCTCGAATGGCTTAAAGAGTCGAATGGCCTTAATTACCCTGGCGGAATTCCCACTTCCTTGATAAGAAGTGGCGAACAATGGGACTTTCCTAATGCATGGCCTCCTCTAGTTAGTGTTGTAGTAAATTCCTTAGAGGCTTTAAACACCAAAGATTCAGTTCGATTGGCTTTTGAAATTGCCCAAAATTGGgttcgggcgtgtcacactggATTTTCTGCTAATAAACAAATGTTCGAGAAATACGATGCCGAAGTACCGGGAAGGGTCGGCGGCGGTGGAGAATACACAGTCCAGACCGGTTTTGGTTGGTCTAATGGTGTAGTTTTAGAGTTCCTAGGGAAATATGGTCATAAAATGACCTTGCACGACTCAACAGATGATTTACTTACTGTAATTCCATCCAATACTGCATCGTCAGAGAATACGGGATCTGAGAATGCTGAAGATAAAAAGATAGATTCGGAGAGTGAAGAAAAGGATTAAAGTATTAtgccttataaaataaataattaacagtaTTCAATGCTAGCGAAAAATTAAGGCAGTCTTAACTGATTTGAAAACCTTTAAACCTAAGCATAAAAACCACTTCTACTGAATATACGTCGGTCGCGTGCCATTTACAAATAAGCACAAACTAGTTTTTAttcctattaaataataataaatatataaatatcactatcatgtacatatatttataaaactatattttcctatatacaattatttatgaataagtaTTGTTGTTCGTTACAATCAATGTGACAGTTAGGACCTGCGTGTGattacaaactaaaaatatacgCCTAGTTTAAAAGGCATTTACTATATGTAAGCAAATTTTGTTACTGCATATTAATAAGGAATAATAGTTAAGATtttgatcaaatatttttttcataaataagatatttCATCTTCGCGCTTATAAGCAATTTATTCTTCAAGCCTGAATACAGACAAATACTGTAAtttgaacaaattaaatttgtcaacaattattatttatcctgagaaacataattgtttttttttaatgtgtcttaaatgatgattaatataattattaaatgactatTTTCTTATGTatacaaacttattttaaaacttttaatttttgatcATGTTCAACGTGTTATGTTTaactatattttgttattcGTTATATAAGCGTGttaaattgttctttaatataataaattttaattaacaattaatgaaTATGTGTAatagtttcatatatttaagagaaataagttttaaatacaacaaaaaatagtgatttatttttgtaatgtaaccatatacatatatttaaatgtactatcacaattataaacacattagaTACCTTAATAAcgaacaaagaaatataaatgatgtacttaataataaaaggcTGTGTCTTAACTagctatattgttttttttttatctatatcgGGCAGCGTGAGAAATTACTTTACACCGTGATTTTTTTGTTCTATTCTAATTAAAcgattcaattaattatagaacttctatatgtattaatttaacacGTGATAGAGTTTTTgctttatttacatttagtaaagttaaatgttttatataaataaaaaacatttgtacATACAGGCACATACATATTGTTTGTCCTCTATGCTTTCCTACTCCATCCATCTGTTGGTGATGAAACTTTATCAAGTGGTTTTGTATTCCCGGTAAACTTCTTGGTCCAAATAAGACCAAaaccttatattattattagttttattgtacCGAAGTCGCCACAAAAAGTGAGTATTCTAGAACTCTAAGAAAATGTACTTCTATACTTTTGTAAGGACAATGAGCAAATGAGTCATTTCTTGATAAGTGGACACTGAAATTTAAATAGACTCCGACACAGTAAGCTGTATAagaatatattgtatgttaattttttgAGTCGAGACGAGCCGGTCGATTGGCGGTTAGAACACTAAATCAAAGATTGTATTGAGGCCCGCAAAGTACTAAATTATCAAgtggtaatttaaaattatttagttaaaatattgaCATGAAAAAGCTGAATAGATcccaaaaaaaacaacaaatattatgCATCATGCatcatataatgttttattaatctaACTTAGGACCAGATGCATACTGAGCGGCTAAGGAGCTCAAATACAACCTCATTCGATTTAAAACAGAGGTTAGCGCAATTTGTCTTAGCAATTTTTTACATAGTAGCAAAAGTTTACGAAACATACAGGCGCAACGACGTATTTAAGCTACTAAGCAATGTTTGATACAATGAATGtaagtgtttgttttttatatactgatttattttattacctcaaagacaataataaatattaatatctgcagcaataaaaacaataaataataaagtaattaaatactattaatgttatgtattataaacttgttacattaaaattgaGTTATTTAACGTTGCACCTGACGTAACAATGACGACTGCTACTCGTGTACGCATGCATGCGTTCACAGGCAATAATAATAGACAAGACCAACGATGATAAGACAGATTTATCACGTAATATTATAACGTCAAACTGACAGTTACGTCTGATGCGTCTAGTGAACGGCACGCGGAGCGTAACTTATAAAATCGCAGTGTTTTCGTGTTCCAGCTGATCTAACGCTGGCTAGATTGCAGTGAAAGCGCTTACGTCCGCTGCGATGGGGCATTTGACCAAGACTCGCTGACATACATCGGTCATGGCTCGGATTATGTGTTTAATAGCAGTCACAAGGCGGACGTTCGCCCTATCGGTTTGTTCTTGCGTTACGACACAAAGGTTATGTTTATCGAACGCGTCCGCACACTCGCCGGCTAGAGTGCGAAGAAAATTTTAACTGAATTAAATATGCTGATACGGCTTCGACGTTATGTGCCGCTTTATCCGGTACTGGGATTGTTGGGTGCTTGTGCGCAAGCTATCACCTTAGTTCCAACTTGCAATTCATCTGTTTATTGTTCTGGAGAACTCTTACGAAGAGTGCAACTTGCACGCATTTTTCCTGACTCGAAAACTTTTGTTGATCTGAAGTTACAACATTCTGAAAATGAAACTTTAGTAGATTTTGCGAAACTGATGAGCGAAACAAATCAAAATCCCACGCGTGAACAACTTGTTAACTTTATTGATAAGCATTTCGAAGAAGGTAACGAGCTTGTAGAGTGGAGACCTCCAGATTTTGATCCCGATCCACCGATTTTGCAAGAAATTGCTGATCCTAAATTGAGGTCATTTGCTAAAAACATTATAGCAATATGGGAAAAATTAGGACGGAAGGTACAAGATGATGTACAAACTCATCCAGAACAATACAGTTTCATTTATGTACCAAATGGTTTTATTGTGCCAGGTGGAAGGTTCAAGGAATTATATTATTGGGATTCCTTTTGGATGGTGCGTGGTCTTCTCATTAGTAATATGACTCAGACTGCTAAAGGTATgatagaaaatttattatatttagttgaaAGATATGGTTATGTACCCAACGGTAGTCGCGCGTATTACTTAGGCAGGAGTCAACCGCCTTTATTGGCCGCCATGGTAGCAAGCTATTTTGCAACTACCGGAGATATTTCATGGCTTGAAAAGCATATTGGAACTGTTGAGAAGGAATTAAAGTattggttaaataaaaaaaaggtaacagTCGAAGTAAAAGGTAGCAAATATATGTTACTAAGATATTTGGCAGATAGGAAAGGAATTGGGCCACGGCCAGAATCGTACTTTGAGGATTATTCAAATGCTCGAATTTTGCCAAATGAAGATGAACGCCAAGATTTTTACACGGAAATAAAAAGCGCTGCAGAGAGCGGCTGGGACTTTTCTTCGAGGTGGTTTGTCACACACGATAACAAAGCTGTTGGAAATCTAACGGACGTACATGCGACTCGAATTTTACCAGttgatttaaattcaatatttgccGGGGCCCTCGAACTCGCTGGTAATTTTCGAAATACACTAAAAGATCGAAGAGAGGCTCAAAAGTGGTGGAGCTTAGCAAAGTATTGGAGAAATGCTATAGATAATGTTTTGTGGGATCCAGTAGACGGTGTTTGGTATGATTATGACGCTCAAGCTAAATCGCATAGGAAACGTTTCTATCCAAGTTGTGCAACGCCATTGTGGGCAGGGGCAGTCGAGGAATACAATGCACCGAAATATGCTGCACGGTTAGTGAAGTATCTCCTATCGACCGGTGCGCTCGACTTTCCTGGTGGTATACCGGCATCAATACAAAATTCTGGCGAACAGTGGGACTTTCCGAATGCTTGGCCACCTCTTCAGAGTATATTAATCGGTGGATTGGAGGCCAGCGGTAACGAAGAGGCTCAACAATTAGCCAAAGAGCAAGCCCAGTTATGGATTCGATCTAATTACATAGGTTTTAGTTTATGGCAGAAAATGTTTGAGAAATATAATGCAGAAATACCAGGTCACGAGGGCAGTGGGGGAGAGTATTTAGTGCAAGATGGTTTTGGGTGGACAAACGGAGTGATTCTCGAGTTGTTGCAAAGATACGGCAAGGATATGACACTTGTTGAAAATCCAGTTGACCCTTATCCTTCTGTTAGCTTAATTTAATAagtcataattatgtatattaaaaagtgATGTTTAGACTAGTTATAGCAACTTTTTCAGTGTAGTGTAGTATACGTTTATAAGCGAAAACATGTTTTATACATTACTCAATATAAAAGTATTGTAATTTATCTATTAAGTTAAATGTGATATTAACAGttaaacgattatttaattttttaattaaagacctACTGTTTATCATTtccatacatttatttattgatacccTTAGCCTATAAGGTAATTAACTTGTAAATTTAACGTAATCCAGTAaccaacaatgaattgttagtTATAGAAATgcattttcaatataaacatgAGCatatatttcaacttattttcaAATGTGTTACGTTTGTACTTGTTTcgtattaaaacatatataataatatcatatcattattatacatgagaaaaaactattgataacgtttttataactacaaataatgagatataaatataaagtgtcttcaataacatttataatatatttattattattacagacgATAACATgacataaattattgtttttttttaaactttgattGTAGTATAATAATGTGGAAGTTAAGCctcaagtcattattattattgcgtactatacaacaaataaaacccgtacgaagccgggcgTATCactatttttagatataaattaatgtgGTTTATTAGAAAGATAAAAAGTAGAGTTATTGAGTAAAATAACAGTTTGaaatcccacagctgggatttttttttaattttaagaaggtttaaagtttattcgacaacgctgttccaataatGAGTTGGGCTTGGTCAATAAAGAAGATTTAATTcagaatattttttcatacaggaaaataataataacaattaattatatctcAGTAATAACCTgctattattaacaaaaaatcctAAATTAGGACTTGTAAAACTTtaagtattacatatatgtaaaaatgttccaattggaatatgttccaaaccctctccttaatgggagaggagacctttgcccagctgtgggaaatttacaggctgttactttacctttttttttaatattctcaaGAGTTCGTATCATCGCATATCACCGTACGTCTGTTTCCTCTTActtgcaattaatattaattaaaataaagttgatGCGTTATTAAGCGAAGTCGTTAAATGAAACGCGATTCACTATGCGTATAGTAAATCGCGTTCCACGCGCCACTCGCGTTTACTAAGCGTGTCGTACCTTAAATAACATGAGATCaaacataaaacaacaacagtctgtaaatttcctagcTGTGGGAAATGGTTTAgacctcctctccgtttgaggaaaAGACTTTAAtttatcccaccacgctgttccaatgcggcttgttggaaattagacacatgcagatttcctcacgatgttttccttcaccaaggagtacgagatgaattataaacacaaattaagcacatgagcaGTGGTGaatacctgggtttgaacccgcaatcatcggttaagttgcaggcgttctaacccctgggccatctcggctcactgcactgggccatttcggctcgaTCAAACATATTGGTATTATAATCACACTCAACAaaacattacttaatttttCAATTCAAGCGAACATAGCTTACTATGAAACTGATTGCTATGGAATTTTCATATACCTACTGAtcagatttcaaaatatatttattacctttatacatatatagttcataatatattttatttgatatagctTATAATGACATTTAAGTGAGATGCTTACTTCATATTATTTGAAGCAAGTACCTCACAAATAAACTTCAGTTTTAGTGGCActcatcattacatattataaaacaaagtcacttactgctgtctgtctatatgtatgttttttgatgtggtttttaatatatagttttagtGTTTCGAgcggaatgtttttgtatataatacatgaagaaTATAGTCTacaaatactgataattttaggagtGTCTAATgtaatatcgtaaataataaattttgtagtatatctagtatcagtattgcacctgtgcgaagccgggcggggcACTAGTTGGAAATAAAAGTTGTGGTGTACTTCCTACAAGATATgtcattttaacttttattcatTTCTTACTTTGGGGATTTGTggaagctcgtctgggtaggtatcacttatcatattctaccaccaagcagcATTATTTACCTATTGTCGTTTCGTTTCGTTGTGaagaaaacataatataatgacagacagacaattatgatattgatcctttttctttatttacattaatttttaacactTATATGGAAATTTTTTAGGCGTATTCAAACGGTCGAACTTTCTGAGGTTATGTCAGCGTTTTAGTTTTAAACTTATAAGTCGTCAATGCCACGTACCTGTCGTACCTAGTCGTACCTGTACACGATTTCTTAGGCGTACCGGTATGACTTGGGTATTAAGAGAATTTTTGTACAATGTTCTTATttatcaagtaaataataaatatggtgaatcataaaaaagaaaaaaactacaCTAGATATAAAAAAGGAGACAAAACAGAAAATGGAGTCAGAGAAAAAAAGTACAGGAGAAATATGTAAGaagaataaaaaacacaaaaaaatcctTGGTTATGTTAATTGTGTAAGGAAGATCGTGAAAAAAGCATGatataatgtacaaaatgtagaGGTTGGATACATGATCTATGTACTGACGTTGAAagcaaaataaaagaatatttgtgATAACTGTGttcaataatgttttattaagcattactttaattttaacatattttaatattttttttcttttagctTCGACTTTAAAcctaacaaattaaaaaaaattgatctcaaattaaattgtttgtagTTTTTTAAGTGCCTTTCTTGacagtttttaatgtttactaaCATTTGTTTTGTAAGTACGACTAAGGCCATAGGTGGTACGATAAAAACAACTAGGTGCCTTAATCGTACCGAAGGTATGTTTTTGAAAAAcgttaaatacttatttacattaaagATATTAAAGTTTTGatggttatttaataaaagctgattaaataaattataaatatatatagaaggttttgttttattttaatcgcaGTGAATATTACAGTGGAATTTCCTTAGGGGGTACGACTTAAGCAACCTTATCCTAATTAAAGGCAACAAAGGACATTTATTGGAAATCATAGATCtgcaatttcatttttttatatgattccaTGACAACatgtgatttaattttaatttataacataaaaataaactatataaatgtCCGCTACAATATTGGATACATATTCTctacataaaatttatcaattaatttatttattacataaaagaaaaactaactttaagcatttttattgagaaaagtaccatatattagttatatatatttatatgatttatggatgtatatatgaatatgatataAGTCCAATAAATTGTTCGTTACGTCCATTATTGTGTACTATATTCAGAAGGATACAGGATAAATGGTTTGAAACTATACTGATTGTGTTAAGTAGGTACCTATGATATATATGTCAATATATACtaatcaaaatacataattataatggcttacattatatttttagttaaattagtTAAGCAGGTgcatttcgatttttaaaattaatactgatTTTTGTCTGATAACagttaatttaaagaaaattaaatgattacaacttatgaatttatataaaatacatcatGCTTTTAATAAGTGAGTTAAATATGAATGGGTTAGTCAATAGTGTAAACTAAAAATAGGTAAAtaaggttataaaaaaataaaataaatcaacgcaaaatattttgatgcggttgtttttaatagatatagtgatttgagaggaaggtttttgtatttacagggttattggtaattcgacgtatatgcataatccaaaattgaaacatttttgagttatcacgtttattaggttttttcaaaatttgtcaaaaatgcaacttcaaaaatttatttaaaaaaaattctcataaaataatatttttcttttgttttttaaaaatgattagacactggatatttgtcaatatttaaacaataattatcggtctaaatttgaaaatgcgAGAcgtaaaacgaaattatttcaatattttttagattttttttcttaaaaatgccttaaaaactaaaaaatcgTTATAAAACTTGGCTTGCAGATTAGTTTAATAGCATAACCGTTTTCTAAGCtttctaaaaatgtataaaaaggaGTAGTatgtaagtaagttttttttcattggttgttatttttagtacaatactttgacaatttagtaaaaacactgataattttggaagtttctaatttgatgtcgcaaataagcaaattctgtagtagatttagtatcagcattgcacccgtgcgaagccggggccggtcgctagtaaaatataaaaaaaaaaaatcctaattattagaaaaaatatattacagctACCAGGAAATGGGTAAAGGGTCCTTGACACGTGTATTGCTTAGGGGACCTGAGGGTTAATCTCGCCCCGATTGtataggtaaaaaaaatatttcacttttattGTATATGTGTTAATGTGTGTGCAAATTCCTCAATATCATCACCATCAATTTTATTGTGTAAACAttgatatacataattttttctaGGAGCAATAATTTAGACAAAGATACATCAGGTTTCATTCACGACCAAACGCAAGATGACCTATAACTCGTATAgccataaattaaaaacatcttaATTAAATGGTAACACACCACTGGACTTTGAACCCACAGTCATCCGTTGAAATTgacgtgttttaaatactttgaaCCCACAGTCATCCGTTGAGGTTGACGTGCTTTAAACACTGTGCCAGCttaattattagtgtttatttatttataaaatacaatataggttttatttttatcttaattaatttaaaattttaatcatgtgCCTTTAAAACCGGTAATGTAAaatgtgttataataaaaatcgcCAATAAATGAGAATGAACTCTGCAAAATTGTGTCTTTATTACATATTCTTGAAttgattatattgtttataaactcTAACAAAATAATAGCATAACATTAATGTTCGAAGAAaccattatttacattaatattagctGAGCTCGCAAACGCTACAATGACTAGTAATAAAACTTTGACGAGTACAATTTAATTGTTTCgcttaactaataataatcgtCGTTCTGTTTGTTAATACGTAATGTTTAATACACTTTTTGAGCATATTCTTTAACATgtgacgtatttattttttattgttaatattttattttttcgaaaACTTTTTAGATTCTTGATACTTTAATATACGCATATTTTTGatacttgaatatttatttaaatgtttgtccTTTAATATTGCCTTTTTCCCCCTAAAGAAGCATACTAGAACTACTGGTACACCGCATAAGAAcactatttatagtattagatatatattataaaaaaaataggcgatataaaaaatattgtgacgCAAGGAAACACTTGTTGTAtagtatatagttttattattagcaaAAACATTTAACTAAAGCATTCCATTTATTGAGAATTGCTGTCGTGTGATTTAGACTTTAGACATACCTAATTGCTTTAATTAGCCTTAATTAATGCCTGATCTGTCTATAATTAGTGTGTCGTAAGTTTATGTGGCGCTTAGTAACAATGTATTGAAGTAATGTGTCAGTTCTCTTGTTGTTAAATTGATTCTAAGCATATCATTGAACTGAAAAGGAATCGTGTCCgtacataatttattgtaattattattgcgTGTACTCGCTATTAACAGATAACGACAACAAAAAGTCACGGaaatatgatatacataatataatatgttacacgGGGAGACTGTCatacattagttttatatttttagtatgcaCTGCATAATCAGAGCAGATTCAGCATAGATTATTACTATGGTAAACAATGTATCTTTCGATAAAATTGACGAATCACTGCCCCACCTccaaaatcgtttttttttttctatcgttcTTTACCAGTAGCCTGTAATATCCTAACTAATAATAAGGAGCATGGCTTGGAcgtctttaaaaattaaataaaggaaaaGGATATTTGAATCGACAAATGTACCTTTTTTcatttcttgattatttttatagtaatgatGCACATtgaaatttatgtattaattttcatatgtgtatttatataacttaaatttcctttttttaatacaactcCACTGACCGTGAATATTTTGGTGCTGGTTCTCTTTTGTTATGGGGATGATTTTGAAGCATGTTCTTCTCAACTTtgtctatgtttttttatttagttgacATTGATAGATTATAATTTGGTATTTATCGATATGCATTTATGATCTCCTAAGTCTGCAGAAGTTCAAAGTTTAAACACCACAGTCGGTTAAGATAAAGATCCACGTACTCGGTCAATTTAGCCGTCTTTCCTTTATAAATAGCatagattatttatgtatctagATAGAGTGTCGTCACTACATAAGAACTAAATCAAACCAACGATCCGATTTCAGTAACTTTAGTGTGCGGGACAGCTACGCTTGACACTCGACTTAAGTACCTACTTAGTttccaataggctatttgactggtttttaaaatccattttatattatgtagtagaagttaaggaatccagtaaaagttgttttttttatttctagtacatatttgccgaaaaatatcatattaaaaattccatatttaaataacgcgcgaaaacgctacttggacaatatggagctgcaatggggtcggtgacgtcactttgctgtattttaatctgtggtacatatagcagaaaagcaaggtttaccaatcaggagcgttttgtgtcacgtgacaaacgtttgaaaaaatgcatttttatttatgggtttttgaataaattacctattattttcaactttcgttagtaaataaccatctttaaactcataatatacactgattacaataatacagtaggtacagtttatttttcgcattgacaaatagcctattgtcggCGACTATTTTTCCACATCTAATAAgacatataaagatatttttactatattgataGCTTCATTATTTCGTAAGAAActtcaatttgttttaaaaaataagataaacaaatttattacttattgacAAAGCTCATtcgaattattatttcttacatagatcactgtatatatgtatagattactaGCGAGGCGTCCCTGCTTGCAAATTGCGGTATAATGATGATACTTAATACACTACAGAATGTTTATAAACAACGTTGACAGCTTTTtcgtcattagacaatacaaaccgtaATGCAGTAATGTAAACGCAGGAAGCGttttaaatgtaacttaaaaACCAAAGTAAATGAACTAATGtgctaaattaattattagaatGTATActtaccaaaataataatttataaaatatttactacacAATTCAATTACAACTGAATATAGCAAtctatgagctgagatggcccaggggttagaacgcgtgcatcttaactgatgactgcgagttcaaacccaggcaaataccactgtatatattatatgttcttaatttgtgtttataattcatctcgtgctcggcggtgaaggaaaacatcgtgaggtgcatgtgtttaatttcatcgaaattctaccatacgtgcattccaccaacccgcattagaacagcgtggtggaatatattccaaatcctctccttaatggaagaggaggccttatatcagcagttggaaatttacagactgttactttatttacttttatagcaATCTCATTAAAATgtgtaaattgaattaaaaattaataccattgttatatgaaaattagtcaaaaaaatattgtcttgtTATTTTTGGCCAATTATATTGTAGGAATATTATTATTCGTACcctataattattcaataaataatatgaaaaaaaaacaacttattcgTTTGTgaaataggttttattattacaatatttaaaacgcaCATTGGg
This window of the Vanessa cardui chromosome 5, ilVanCard2.1, whole genome shotgun sequence genome carries:
- the LOC124529618 gene encoding uncharacterized protein LOC124529618, giving the protein MQRFLLAVLSLSVAHASDLPPSCSKPVYCNSQLLHYVQMSKIYPDSKTFVDLQMRNDENSTLAAFDVLLTETNNNPTKEQIKTFVNEHFDTTSELENWTPPDYRPDPAFLATIQDEKLRQFGKDINDIWPTLGRKVKAEVLDNPGRFSLIPVDHGFIIPGGRFKELYYWDTYWIIEGLLTSGMKETVKGVIGNLIELLKTIGHIPNGSRWYYQERSQPPLLTAMMSLYIRETKDIDFLKENIDALEEELEYWLKTQLITFEANDKVYTLLRYYAPSEGPRPESYYEDFTEAQTFETPERQSQFYTDIKSAAESGWDFSTRWFINDEGNNNGSLTTIRASEIIPVDLNSIFANALQDVAHFQALLRNRRKSAHWAYLAKQWRSTIKEVLWNNDDGIWYDWDLVNKQHRKYFYPSNVAPLWMGVVDQRFIRKNAPKILEWLKESNGLNYPGGIPTSLIRSGEQWDFPNAWPPLVSVVVNSLEALNTKDSVRLAFEIAQNWVRACHTGFSANKQMFEKYDAEVPGRVGGGGEYTVQTGFGWSNGVVLEFLGKYGHKMTLHDSTDDLLTVIPSNTASSENTGSENSAKKILTELNMLIRLRRYVPLYPVLGLLGACAQAITLVPTCNSSVYCSGELLRRVQLARIFPDSKTFVDLKLQHSENETLVDFAKLMSETNQNPTREQLVNFIDKHFEEGNELVEWRPPDFDPDPPILQEIADPKLRSFAKNIIAIWEKLGRKVQDDVQTHPEQYSFIYVPNGFIVPGGRFKELYYWDSFWMVRGLLISNMTQTAKGMIENLLYLVERYGYVPNGSRAYYLGRSQPPLLAAMVASYFATTGDISWLEKHIGTVEKELKYWLNKKKVTVEVKGSKYMLLRYLADRKGIGPRPESYFEDYSNARILPNEDERQDFYTEIKSAAESGWDFSSRWFVTHDNKAVGNLTDVHATRILPVDLNSIFAGALELAGNFRNTLKDRREAQKWWSLAKYWRNAIDNVLWDPVDGVWYDYDAQAKSHRKRFYPSCATPLWAGAVEEYNAPKYAARLVKYLLSTGALDFPGGIPASIQNSGEQWDFPNAWPPLQSILIGGLEASGNEEAQQLAKEQAQLWIRSNYIGFSLWQKMFEKYNAEIPGHEGSGGEYLVQDGFGWTNGVILELLQRYGKDMTLVENPVDPYPSVSLI